The following coding sequences are from one Kosakonia sp. H02 window:
- a CDS encoding ComEC family protein, with protein sequence MTLPALAACITLGILPLVWLPALPNLWGIWGVIICGCSLACLRWTALRYIGFTLLAFAWGVLAAMQALWPTQHLPGAHRQVEIVITDTDSMTRHQGKITHLNGKRLLPSPGITLYGQYLPEPVCTGQRWAMTIRARAVHGQLNEGGFDSQRYALASHQPLTGRIIDAQLQDGRCSWRAEYLQSLTSSLASRQWWPVILALGMGERATLDSQVKDILRQTGTAHLMAISGLHIALSAMLGWLFVRGVQCVFPGYGINWRLPLLTGLAFAVCYAWLTGLQPPALRTAISLSVWATLRLSGRLWSPWQVWLCCVAAILFSDPLAVLSYSLWLSAFAVAALLFWYQWLPTPIKLRSRLGQGAVNLLHLQAGMMLLLLPIQLSIFHGISLSAMVANMVAVPLVTFVTVPLILLGMLLHLTGPLLLQEMCWSLADQSLALLFTFLRGLPPGWLNVDTRWQWLAWAPWLLLVAVRFRLWRSMPAICLAGLTLLAFPLWRAERVGEWSVHMLDVGQGLAMVIERNGKAVLYDTGVGWPGGDSGQQLITPWLRWHALQPEGIILSHEHLDHRGGLASLLKNWPGLWVRSSLGWTGHKPCFRGEQWQWQGLTFTAHWPLSGSQVQGNNRSCVVKVDDGRYSMLLTGDIEAQSEMAMLSRYWTHLPSTLVQVPHHGSNTSSTLPFVQRVGAQAALASASRYNAWRLPSAKVIKRYRQNGYQWYDTPHQGQITVSFTPHGWEIHSLRDQVLPRWYHQWFGVPSDNG encoded by the coding sequence ATGACATTACCAGCTCTGGCCGCGTGTATTACGCTCGGTATCTTGCCGTTGGTCTGGCTACCTGCGTTACCGAACCTGTGGGGCATCTGGGGCGTCATTATCTGCGGGTGTTCGCTGGCATGCTTACGCTGGACAGCTCTGCGGTATATCGGGTTTACTTTGCTCGCCTTCGCGTGGGGAGTACTGGCAGCGATGCAGGCTCTCTGGCCAACCCAGCATCTGCCGGGAGCACACCGGCAGGTTGAAATTGTTATTACCGACACCGACAGCATGACCCGGCATCAGGGGAAAATTACCCATCTGAATGGCAAACGGCTATTGCCATCGCCAGGCATTACCCTTTACGGACAATATTTGCCAGAACCGGTATGCACGGGGCAGCGCTGGGCGATGACCATTCGGGCGCGAGCGGTTCACGGGCAGCTCAACGAGGGCGGTTTTGATTCGCAGCGTTATGCCCTGGCATCACATCAACCGCTCACCGGGCGCATTATCGATGCTCAGTTGCAAGATGGCCGCTGTAGCTGGCGCGCTGAATACCTGCAATCACTGACCTCTTCGCTGGCTTCCCGGCAGTGGTGGCCCGTCATTCTGGCGCTGGGCATGGGAGAGCGTGCAACCCTGGATAGCCAGGTCAAAGATATTCTGCGCCAAACGGGCACGGCCCACTTAATGGCTATATCCGGCTTGCATATTGCGCTGTCGGCAATGTTGGGCTGGCTTTTTGTCAGAGGTGTACAGTGTGTCTTTCCCGGCTATGGCATCAACTGGCGTTTACCCTTGTTAACCGGTCTGGCGTTCGCGGTTTGTTACGCCTGGCTTACCGGGTTACAACCGCCTGCGCTGCGCACGGCTATCTCGCTTTCCGTTTGGGCAACGTTGCGGCTTTCCGGGCGTTTATGGTCGCCCTGGCAAGTCTGGTTATGCTGCGTAGCGGCGATCCTGTTTAGCGATCCACTCGCCGTACTGTCTTATAGCCTCTGGCTGTCGGCATTTGCCGTTGCCGCGCTACTGTTCTGGTATCAATGGCTGCCCACACCGATAAAACTGCGCTCAAGGCTGGGGCAGGGTGCGGTCAATCTGCTGCATTTGCAGGCCGGAATGATGCTGCTATTACTGCCGATACAATTATCGATTTTCCATGGCATCAGTCTGAGCGCGATGGTGGCAAATATGGTTGCTGTTCCACTGGTGACCTTCGTAACCGTGCCGCTTATCTTGCTGGGGATGCTGCTTCATCTCACCGGGCCACTGCTTTTACAAGAGATGTGCTGGTCTCTGGCTGACCAAAGTCTGGCACTATTATTTACCTTCTTACGCGGGTTACCGCCGGGATGGCTGAATGTCGATACGCGATGGCAGTGGCTGGCCTGGGCTCCATGGCTATTGCTGGTTGCTGTGCGTTTTCGTTTATGGCGCTCAATGCCTGCCATCTGTCTGGCTGGCCTGACGTTGCTGGCATTTCCGCTGTGGCGTGCAGAACGTGTGGGTGAGTGGTCAGTACATATGCTGGATGTAGGGCAGGGGCTGGCAATGGTCATCGAACGTAACGGCAAAGCGGTCCTGTATGATACCGGCGTCGGCTGGCCCGGTGGCGATAGTGGTCAGCAATTGATCACCCCCTGGTTGCGCTGGCATGCATTACAACCCGAGGGAATTATCCTCAGCCACGAACACCTTGATCATCGCGGTGGGCTAGCTTCATTGTTAAAAAACTGGCCGGGGTTGTGGGTGCGAAGTTCGCTCGGCTGGACGGGGCATAAGCCCTGTTTTCGTGGAGAACAGTGGCAATGGCAAGGGCTAACTTTCACCGCGCACTGGCCACTGAGCGGATCGCAGGTGCAGGGTAACAATCGCTCGTGCGTGGTTAAAGTGGATGATGGCCGCTATAGCATGCTGTTGACGGGCGATATCGAAGCGCAGAGCGAAATGGCGATGCTTAGCCGCTACTGGACGCATTTGCCATCTACACTTGTGCAGGTGCCTCACCATGGCAGCAATACCTCATCGACATTGCCTTTTGTGCAGCGGGTTGGCGCCCAGGCGGCACTGGCATCTGCTTCGCGTTACAACGCGTGGCGTTTGCCTTCCGCGAAGGTCATAAAACGTTACCGGCAGAATGGTTATCAGTGGTATGACACGCCCCATCAGGGTCAGATAACGGTTTCTTTTACGCCCCATGGCTGGGAAATCCATAGCTTACGGGATCAAGTTTTACCTCGTTGGTATCATCAGTGGTTTGGCGTCCCCAGCGATAACGGGTAG
- a CDS encoding YcbJ family phosphotransferase, translated as MEQLRAELSHLLGEKLSRMECVSEKPDSALWSLYDSQGNPMPLLARCFTTPGLARQLAWKTSMLARGGTVRMPVVYGVMTHEEHPGPDVLLIERLRGVPVEAPARTPERWEQLKDQIVEALLAWHRQDSHGCVGTVDSTQENIWPSWYRQRMEVLWTTLNQYQNTGLTMQDKRMLFRTRECLPALFDGFNDNCVLVHGSFNLRSMLKDARSDQLLAMVGPGIMLWAPREYELFRLVEGPQAEGLLWHYLQHAPVAESFLWRRWLYLLWDEVAQLVNTGRFNRANFDLASKSLLPWLV; from the coding sequence ATGGAACAACTCCGGGCCGAATTAAGTCATTTGCTGGGGGAAAAATTAAGCCGCATGGAGTGCGTCAGCGAAAAGCCTGATTCTGCACTCTGGTCTTTGTACGACAGCCAGGGAAACCCGATGCCGCTGCTGGCGAGATGTTTCACCACGCCGGGGCTGGCGCGACAGCTTGCCTGGAAGACGTCAATGCTGGCGCGCGGCGGCACAGTGCGTATGCCGGTGGTCTACGGCGTGATGACACACGAAGAGCACCCCGGACCCGATGTATTGCTTATAGAACGCCTGCGCGGCGTGCCTGTTGAAGCGCCCGCGCGAACACCAGAGCGTTGGGAACAGCTCAAAGATCAAATCGTCGAAGCGCTACTGGCCTGGCACCGGCAGGACAGCCACGGTTGTGTCGGCACCGTCGACAGCACGCAGGAAAATATCTGGCCCTCCTGGTATCGTCAGCGCATGGAAGTGCTGTGGACCACGCTCAATCAATATCAAAACACCGGGCTAACGATGCAGGATAAACGCATGCTGTTTCGTACCCGTGAATGCCTGCCCGCCTTGTTTGATGGTTTTAATGATAACTGCGTGCTGGTGCACGGCAGTTTCAATCTGCGCAGCATGCTCAAAGATGCCCGTAGCGATCAGTTACTGGCGATGGTTGGCCCCGGCATTATGCTGTGGGCACCGCGCGAGTATGAACTGTTTCGTCTGGTGGAAGGGCCGCAGGCGGAAGGATTGCTGTGGCACTATTTGCAGCACGCGCCGGTAGCGGAATCTTTCCTCTGGCGGCGCTGGCTGTATCTGCTCTGGGATGAAGTGGCGCAGCTGGTCAATACCGGGCGTTTCAACCGCGCCAACTTCGATCTGGCCTCGAAATCACTGCTCCCCTGGCTGGTCTGA
- the lpxK gene encoding tetraacyldisaccharide 4'-kinase has product MIARIWSGESPLWLLLLPLSWLYGLVSGIIRFAYRIGLKKAWRAPVPVVVVGNLTAGGNGKTPVVIWLVEQLQQRGIRVGVVSRGYGGKAERYPLLLTPETPTEQAGDEPVLIYQRTGAPVAVSPVRSDAVSAILAQHPVQIIVTDDGLQHYRLARDKEIVVIDGVRRFGNGWWLPAGPMRERASRLKSVDAVITNGGEARLGEIPMRLRPGLAVNLVTGERREVRYLANIVAMAGIGHPPRFFATLAECRASLLQTVALADHQSLTLADVQALVTPGQTLVMTEKDAVKCRSFAQDNWWYLPVDAQLEGQQVEKLLLELLTLVR; this is encoded by the coding sequence ATGATCGCACGCATCTGGTCCGGTGAATCCCCGCTGTGGCTGTTGTTGCTGCCGCTCTCCTGGCTCTATGGCCTGGTGAGCGGCATTATTCGTTTTGCTTACCGTATCGGTCTGAAAAAAGCCTGGCGCGCGCCCGTTCCGGTGGTCGTTGTCGGCAACCTGACGGCAGGCGGAAATGGTAAAACGCCGGTGGTTATCTGGTTGGTGGAACAGCTACAACAGCGCGGTATTCGCGTTGGGGTGGTATCCCGCGGCTACGGCGGTAAAGCGGAACGTTATCCGTTGCTGCTGACGCCAGAGACGCCAACTGAACAGGCGGGCGATGAGCCGGTGCTGATTTATCAACGCACTGGTGCGCCCGTGGCGGTTTCCCCTGTCAGAAGCGATGCGGTGAGCGCGATTCTGGCCCAGCATCCGGTGCAGATAATCGTAACCGATGACGGCTTGCAACATTACCGGCTGGCCCGCGACAAAGAGATCGTCGTGATTGATGGTGTCAGGCGCTTTGGTAATGGCTGGTGGTTGCCTGCCGGGCCAATGCGTGAGCGTGCGTCGCGCTTAAAAAGCGTAGATGCGGTGATAACCAACGGCGGCGAAGCCCGCTTGGGCGAGATCCCGATGCGTCTGCGCCCTGGCCTGGCGGTCAACCTGGTAACGGGCGAGCGTCGGGAGGTGCGTTACCTGGCGAATATCGTCGCTATGGCCGGTATCGGTCATCCGCCGCGTTTTTTTGCTACCCTCGCTGAATGCAGGGCGAGCTTGCTACAAACCGTTGCCCTTGCCGATCACCAGTCACTTACACTGGCGGATGTCCAGGCGCTGGTGACGCCGGGCCAGACGCTGGTGATGACCGAAAAAGACGCCGTCAAATGTCGTTCTTTTGCTCAGGATAACTGGTGGTATTTGCCTGTGGATGCGCAGCTTGAAGGTCAACAGGTGGAAAAGCTACTGCTGGAATTGCTCACTCTGGTGCGTTGA
- the ihfB gene encoding integration host factor subunit beta, producing the protein MTKSELIERLASQQSHIPAKAVEDAVKEMLEHMASTLAQGERIEIRGFGSFSLHYRAPRTGRNPKTGDKVDLEGKYVPHFKPGKELRDRANIYE; encoded by the coding sequence ATGACCAAGTCAGAATTGATCGAAAGACTTGCAAGCCAGCAATCGCATATTCCGGCTAAGGCTGTGGAAGATGCTGTTAAAGAGATGCTGGAGCATATGGCCTCTACTCTTGCCCAGGGAGAGCGCATTGAGATCCGCGGTTTCGGCAGTTTTTCCCTGCACTATCGTGCACCTCGCACCGGGCGTAACCCCAAAACAGGCGATAAAGTGGATCTGGAAGGAAAATACGTTCCGCACTTTAAGCCGGGCAAAGAATTACGTGACCGCGCCAATATTTATGAATAA
- the ycaR gene encoding protein YcaR yields the protein MDHRLLEIIACPVCNGKLNYTQDKQELICKIDNLAFPVREGIPVLLETEARSLTAEESRP from the coding sequence ATGGATCACCGTTTACTCGAAATAATTGCCTGCCCGGTTTGTAACGGCAAACTTAACTACACCCAGGATAAGCAAGAGCTGATCTGCAAAATCGATAACCTTGCTTTTCCCGTAAGGGAAGGCATTCCGGTGCTGCTGGAAACTGAAGCTCGCTCATTAACTGCGGAAGAGAGTCGTCCATGA
- the msbA gene encoding lipid A ABC transporter ATP-binding protein/permease MsbA has protein sequence MHNDKDLSTWQTFRRLWPTIAPFKAGLIVSGVALILNAASDTFMLSLLKPLLDDGFGKTDRSVLLWMPLVVIGLMILRGITSYISSYCISWVSGKVVMTMRRRLFSHMMGMPVTFFDKQSTGTLLSRITYDSEQVASSSSSALITVVREGASIIGLFIMMFWYSWQLSIILLVLAPIVSIAIRVVSKRFRNISKNMQNTMGQVTTSAEQMLKGHKEVLMFGGQDVESSRFDKVSNRMRLQGMKMVSASSISDPIIQLIASLALAFVLYAASFPSVMETLTAGTITVVFSSMIALMRPLKSLTNVNAQFQRGMAACQTLFAILDSEQEKDEGTLVVDRARGDIEFRNVTFTYPGREAPALRNINLTLPAGKTVALVGRSGSGKTTMASLITRFYDIDEGQILLDGHDLREYKLTSLRDQVALVSQNVHLFNDTVANNIAYARTEQYSREEIERAAEMAYALDFINKMDNGLDTMIGENGVLLSGGQRQRIAIARALLRDSPILILDEATSALDTESERAIQAALSELQKNRTSMVIAHRLSTIEQADEIVVVEDGRIVERGSHAELLAQRGAYAQLHKMQFGE, from the coding sequence ATGCATAACGACAAAGATCTCTCTACGTGGCAGACCTTCCGCCGACTATGGCCAACTATCGCGCCTTTCAAAGCGGGTCTGATCGTGTCGGGGGTAGCGTTAATTCTCAACGCAGCCAGCGATACATTCATGCTATCGCTGCTCAAACCCTTACTGGACGATGGTTTTGGTAAAACCGACCGCTCAGTGCTGCTGTGGATGCCACTGGTGGTGATTGGGCTTATGATCCTGCGCGGTATCACCAGCTATATCTCCAGTTACTGCATCTCCTGGGTTTCCGGCAAAGTGGTGATGACCATGCGCCGCCGCCTGTTCAGCCACATGATGGGGATGCCGGTTACCTTCTTTGACAAGCAGTCCACCGGTACTTTGCTGTCGCGAATCACTTACGATTCGGAACAGGTAGCTTCCTCCTCCTCCAGCGCGTTGATTACCGTCGTGCGTGAAGGCGCGTCGATCATCGGCCTGTTCATTATGATGTTCTGGTACAGCTGGCAGCTCTCTATCATCCTGCTTGTGCTGGCACCTATCGTGTCCATCGCCATTCGCGTGGTTTCCAAACGCTTTCGTAACATCAGTAAAAATATGCAGAACACCATGGGGCAGGTGACCACCAGTGCGGAGCAAATGCTGAAAGGGCATAAAGAAGTGCTGATGTTTGGCGGCCAGGACGTGGAATCGAGCCGCTTCGACAAGGTCAGCAACAGGATGCGTTTGCAGGGGATGAAAATGGTTTCTGCCTCCTCCATCTCTGATCCGATTATTCAGCTTATCGCCTCGTTGGCGCTGGCGTTTGTGCTGTATGCCGCCAGCTTCCCGAGCGTGATGGAGACATTAACTGCCGGTACCATCACCGTGGTTTTCTCCTCAATGATCGCCCTGATGCGTCCGTTAAAATCCCTGACCAACGTCAATGCCCAGTTTCAGCGTGGCATGGCCGCCTGCCAGACCCTGTTTGCCATTCTCGATAGCGAGCAGGAAAAAGATGAAGGCACGCTGGTGGTTGACCGCGCCCGTGGCGATATTGAATTTCGCAACGTCACATTCACTTACCCTGGGCGTGAAGCGCCGGCGCTGCGCAATATCAATCTGACGCTGCCGGCTGGGAAAACCGTTGCGCTGGTTGGGCGTTCCGGTTCGGGTAAAACCACCATGGCCAGCCTGATTACGCGTTTTTACGATATTGATGAAGGGCAGATCCTGCTGGATGGCCACGACCTGCGTGAATACAAACTCACGTCGCTTCGCGATCAGGTCGCGCTGGTCTCGCAAAACGTGCATCTGTTTAATGATACTGTCGCGAACAATATTGCCTATGCGCGTACTGAACAGTACAGCCGCGAGGAGATTGAGCGCGCAGCGGAAATGGCCTACGCCCTCGACTTTATCAATAAGATGGATAACGGCCTCGATACGATGATTGGCGAAAACGGCGTGCTGCTCTCTGGCGGTCAACGTCAGCGTATCGCCATTGCCCGCGCACTGCTGCGCGATAGCCCGATCCTTATCCTCGATGAAGCCACGTCAGCGCTGGATACAGAATCTGAACGCGCAATCCAGGCGGCGCTGAGTGAGTTGCAGAAAAACCGCACCTCAATGGTGATTGCCCACCGACTGTCGACTATCGAACAGGCCGACGAAATTGTGGTCGTGGAAGATGGTCGCATCGTTGAACGCGGTAGCCATGCAGAGCTTCTGGCTCAACGTGGCGCATATGCGCAACTCCATAAGATGCAGTTTGGCGAATGA
- the elyC gene encoding envelope biogenesis factor ElyC, which produces MLFTLKKIVGGLLLPLPFLLLLIGLGIVLVWFSRWQKTGKVFISVGWLVLLLLSVQPVADRLLKPLEDTYPTWHGTEPVKYIVVLGGGYTWNDAWAPSSNLISNSLPRLNEGIRLWRANPGSKLIFTGAAAKTNPVSTAEAGARVAESLGVPRSDIITLDKPKDTEEEAAAVKQAIGDTPFLLVTSAAHLPRAVIFFQHVGLKPLPAPANQLAIDSPLNPWERAIPSPVWLLHSDRVGYETLGRIWQWLKGSSDQPGEQ; this is translated from the coding sequence GTGCTTTTTACGCTCAAAAAAATCGTCGGCGGCTTGCTGCTGCCGCTGCCATTTTTGCTTTTGTTAATCGGTTTGGGAATTGTGCTGGTCTGGTTCAGCCGCTGGCAAAAAACCGGCAAAGTATTCATCAGCGTCGGGTGGTTGGTTTTATTGCTTTTAAGTGTGCAACCCGTGGCGGATCGTCTGTTAAAACCCCTTGAAGATACCTACCCCACCTGGCATGGAACAGAGCCGGTGAAATACATCGTGGTACTCGGCGGCGGTTACACCTGGAATGATGCCTGGGCTCCCAGTTCCAATCTGATCAGCAATAGCTTGCCGCGCCTGAATGAGGGGATCCGCCTGTGGCGCGCCAATCCCGGCTCGAAACTCATTTTTACGGGCGCAGCCGCGAAAACGAACCCGGTAAGTACCGCAGAAGCTGGCGCACGGGTGGCGGAAAGCCTGGGCGTACCGCGCAGCGATATCATCACGCTGGATAAGCCTAAAGACACCGAAGAAGAAGCCGCTGCGGTGAAACAGGCCATTGGCGATACGCCATTCCTGCTGGTAACGTCGGCGGCGCATCTGCCACGGGCAGTTATCTTTTTCCAGCATGTCGGGCTGAAACCTCTACCGGCACCGGCAAATCAGTTGGCGATCGACTCACCGCTTAACCCGTGGGAGCGCGCGATCCCTTCCCCGGTCTGGCTGCTGCACAGTGACCGGGTAGGTTATGAAACGCTGGGGCGGATCTGGCAGTGGCTGAAAGGCAGTTCAGACCAGCCAGGGGAGCAGTGA
- the cmoM gene encoding tRNA uridine 5-oxyacetic acid(34) methyltransferase CmoM: MQDRNFDDIAEKFSRNIYGTTKGQLRQAILWQDLDILLAKMDRAPLHVLDAGGGEGQTAIRMAQLGHRVTLCDVSETMIARAQTAANEKGVSGNMHFVQCPAQDVAEHLESPVDLVLFHAVLEWVAEPITVLQTLWSVLRPGGALSLMFYNADGLLMHNMVAGNFDYVQAGMPKRKKRTLSPDYPRAPADVYRWLEQIGWQITGKTGVRVFHDYLREKHQQHDCFDTLLELETRYCRQEPYISLGRYIHVTAVKPQIDGRTNDE, from the coding sequence ATGCAGGATCGAAATTTCGACGATATCGCGGAGAAATTCTCGCGCAATATCTACGGCACCACGAAAGGTCAGCTGCGTCAGGCGATCCTGTGGCAGGATCTTGATATATTGCTGGCGAAAATGGATCGCGCCCCACTTCACGTGCTTGATGCAGGCGGCGGAGAGGGACAAACGGCGATCCGCATGGCGCAATTGGGCCACCGCGTGACGTTATGCGATGTGTCGGAAACCATGATTGCGCGTGCGCAAACTGCGGCAAATGAGAAAGGTGTGAGCGGTAACATGCATTTTGTACAATGCCCCGCTCAGGACGTTGCAGAACATTTAGAATCGCCCGTTGATCTGGTATTGTTTCATGCGGTTCTTGAATGGGTTGCTGAACCCATTACCGTATTGCAAACCTTATGGTCGGTGTTAAGACCGGGCGGTGCGTTGTCGCTCATGTTTTACAACGCCGACGGTTTACTGATGCACAACATGGTGGCGGGGAATTTTGACTACGTTCAGGCCGGTATGCCGAAACGAAAAAAACGCACCCTTTCCCCGGATTATCCGCGCGCGCCCGCAGATGTTTACCGCTGGCTTGAGCAGATCGGCTGGCAAATTACCGGCAAAACCGGGGTGCGTGTCTTTCACGATTACCTGCGTGAAAAGCACCAACAGCATGACTGTTTTGACACATTACTCGAACTCGAAACGCGCTATTGCCGCCAGGAGCCGTATATCAGTCTCGGCCGTTATATTCACGTGACAGCAGTTAAGCCGCAAATCGATGGAAGGACAAACGATGAGTGA
- the kdsB gene encoding 3-deoxy-manno-octulosonate cytidylyltransferase encodes MSFVVIIPARYASTRLPGKPLVDINGKPMVVHVLERARESGAERIIVATDNEDVMRAVEAAGGEVCMTRADHQSGTERLAEVVEKCGFSDDTVIVNVQGDEPMIPLAIIRQVAENLAARHDVGMATLAVPIHSAEEAFNPNAVKVVMDAEGYALYFSRATIPWDRDRFALSRETIGDTFLRHIGIYGYRAGFIRRYVSWQTSPLEQIEMLEQLRVLWYGEKIHVDVASVVPGTGVDTPEDLERVRQELR; translated from the coding sequence ATGAGCTTCGTTGTTATCATCCCTGCGCGCTACGCCTCAACGCGCTTACCGGGCAAACCGTTGGTGGATATCAACGGCAAACCAATGGTTGTACATGTTCTGGAGCGCGCCCGTGAATCCGGTGCTGAGCGTATTATCGTCGCCACGGACAATGAAGATGTGATGCGTGCGGTAGAGGCGGCTGGCGGTGAAGTCTGTATGACCCGTGCCGATCACCAGTCCGGGACGGAGCGCCTTGCCGAAGTCGTGGAAAAATGCGGCTTTAGCGACGACACCGTCATTGTTAATGTGCAGGGCGATGAGCCGATGATCCCACTGGCTATCATTCGCCAGGTGGCTGAAAACCTCGCCGCGCGCCACGATGTCGGTATGGCCACGCTGGCCGTTCCCATCCACAGCGCCGAAGAGGCGTTTAACCCGAATGCGGTGAAAGTGGTCATGGACGCTGAAGGCTATGCGCTCTATTTCTCCCGCGCCACCATTCCCTGGGATCGCGATCGCTTTGCCCTTTCGCGCGAGACAATTGGCGATACGTTTCTGCGCCATATCGGTATTTATGGCTATCGCGCCGGGTTTATCCGCCGCTATGTCAGCTGGCAAACCAGCCCGCTGGAGCAAATCGAGATGCTCGAGCAACTGCGTGTGTTGTGGTACGGCGAGAAAATTCACGTCGACGTGGCAAGCGTCGTGCCGGGCACTGGCGTTGATACGCCCGAAGATCTTGAACGCGTCCGTCAGGAACTGCGTTAA
- a CDS encoding winged helix-turn-helix domain-containing protein — protein sequence MSVPQLSLTAARHLHLAAQGLLRKPARRAKPDDILSAIRRMSLLQIDTINIVARSPYLVLFSRLGAFPQHWLDDALRNGELMEYWAHEACFLPREDFALVRHRMLAPDKMGWKYRKEWMQQHAGEIEQLITHIEQNGPVRSADFAHPRKGASGWWEWKPHKRHLEGLFTAGKVMVVERRNFQRVYDLMHKVMPHWDDARDLLSQEEAETVMLENSARSLGLFRAQWLADYYRLRQPALPLLLEQLQQAQKIFPVNVEQLGPAWLHVSLLPLLEQAQADKLTATHSAVLSPFDPVVWDRKRAEQLFDFSYRLECYTPAPKRQFGYFVLPLLHRGRLVGRMDAKMHRKESVLEVIALYLEEGIKPGRSLEKGLQSAITEFARWQGAQRVTFSRLPEGLFTDLRAGLDVDAA from the coding sequence ATGTCTGTGCCGCAACTTTCATTGACCGCTGCTCGCCATTTACATCTTGCTGCCCAGGGGCTACTGCGCAAGCCCGCCCGGCGCGCTAAACCAGACGATATCCTGTCGGCTATCCGGCGCATGTCGCTGCTGCAAATTGATACCATCAATATCGTCGCCCGCAGCCCTTATCTGGTGCTGTTCAGCCGTCTTGGGGCCTTTCCCCAACACTGGCTTGATGACGCTCTGCGTAACGGCGAACTCATGGAGTACTGGGCGCACGAAGCCTGTTTCCTGCCGCGAGAGGACTTTGCCCTGGTGCGTCACCGTATGCTGGCCCCGGATAAAATGGGCTGGAAGTACCGCAAAGAGTGGATGCAGCAGCACGCTGGCGAGATTGAGCAGCTTATTACCCATATCGAGCAAAATGGCCCGGTACGTTCCGCTGACTTTGCGCATCCACGAAAAGGGGCCAGTGGCTGGTGGGAGTGGAAACCGCATAAGCGCCATCTCGAAGGGCTGTTTACCGCCGGAAAAGTGATGGTGGTTGAACGGCGTAATTTCCAGCGCGTTTACGACCTGATGCACAAGGTAATGCCGCACTGGGACGATGCACGGGACCTGCTTTCGCAAGAAGAGGCGGAAACCGTGATGCTGGAAAACAGCGCCCGCAGCCTGGGGCTTTTTCGTGCGCAGTGGCTGGCAGATTATTACCGCCTGCGCCAGCCCGCATTGCCGCTGTTGCTGGAGCAACTCCAGCAGGCGCAAAAGATTTTCCCGGTGAATGTTGAGCAACTGGGCCCGGCCTGGCTGCATGTCTCTTTGCTGCCGCTGCTGGAGCAGGCGCAAGCCGACAAACTCACCGCGACCCACAGCGCCGTACTCTCTCCGTTCGATCCGGTGGTCTGGGATCGTAAACGTGCGGAACAACTGTTTGATTTCAGCTACCGGCTGGAGTGCTACACCCCAGCCCCTAAACGGCAATTCGGCTATTTTGTTCTACCATTGCTGCATCGTGGCCGTCTGGTTGGGCGTATGGATGCCAAAATGCATCGCAAAGAGAGCGTGCTGGAGGTCATTGCCCTTTATCTGGAGGAGGGGATCAAACCTGGACGTTCACTGGAAAAGGGGTTACAAAGCGCAATAACCGAATTTGCACGCTGGCAGGGAGCGCAACGCGTCACTTTTTCCCGTCTGCCAGAGGGGCTTTTTACAGATCTCCGCGCCGGGCTCGACGTAGACGCGGCGTAA